The Macrobrachium rosenbergii isolate ZJJX-2024 chromosome 7, ASM4041242v1, whole genome shotgun sequence genome segment GCGTACAGTATTTCTCTGTGGaacttatatacacattatttgcagaaaattctcCTATGCGCAGtatttttcatggagaaatattcacagattactgtattttcataccatttttgtgactaaatgcactttgtgataaatttattaaaatattcaggtataagcatttttagatagtttttgttgtttttaactatcaaaataggcagttacaagcatttctAGTGGGGTTTTAAGTGTTCGCAGATTTGAACTATTTGCGGGGTAGGGGTAGTGATATGCATACCCCGCGAATCCCGGAAGTCGATTGTACAGCTGATGTAACTGTTGTAAAAGATGAGGGCTAAAACCAGCAACaatccctgagtatatttatgagcaaatatacTTGAGATGTAATGGGACGGGGTGATGTATAGTAGTGCTTTTCCCCATGACATCTCAGGGGAGGCTGTTCTTCAAATTTCTTCCTCACATCACCAGCCATGGTGTGAGTGTTGCCGTAAGTCATTATGGCCTGTTcaagttatttgaaaattttttcttgcAAACTTCGATCAAACTGCATGGCACAAAATATACGTTCTCACCTGAGCTGGTCCAGACTGAATGCCAAGAGTTATTACTTGTCTCACATGATCATACCCTGATGTAAGGGATTAAcatagaaaaaaatcttttcatagcCTTGAGAAAAGATAGGGATAAAATTCTTGGATAGACAATGAAAAGCACAACTAAGAActcactgaaattattttttggtcttaatttttcaaaacttgaaTGTCTCAAATAATTGCAAAGTACAGtattagtaattaatttaaatttcttatatactCCAATGATACAGGCCCATGCCAGGAATGTTGAGGCTTTGTTTGAGGCTGCAAGAGGTGGTCAGTACCGACATGGAGGTGGAGTTGACGTCCTCCTTCGCTCTTTCAGCTTGCCAGGTACTGTACGTGACCAGCAGGGACAGTCACTCCTTCATTATGCAGCTTCCGTGAAGTTAGCTGATGGAGGACCTCTCTGGTTGGCTCCTGACATCAGGAGCTTAGTAGAGAATCACAATGTGTATGTGAATGCTGTTGATTATAAAGGTAAGCCCTTTGGATTTTatgaatttagttttttcttttagtgttaaGCTCTTCACAGAGAGAAGCAAATTTAATCCTAAACAGCATATATTTATGACATTACAAGTGTGATTATCgataattattaaatgaaattacttttacatttttatataagtgataatatacaatAGTTTAAGTAATCtatgaatttttaaacaatattttatcagtatatatgactgaaataatcTTAGTTTACAAGTATAATGAACTGCTCATGCCTCACACTGATAATGACTTGGATTCTAAAGAAACTGCATTTCTGCACACAGGTCAAACAGCACTACATGCACTTGCAGAAAAGGCAAGTATGAGCGACCAAATCACCTGCTGGGATGGAAAAGCAGTATATGTTAGCCAAGCATGGGTCAATCTTGCTACCTTGATCATGAAGCTTGGATGTGATCCTAGACTACCGGATAATTCCAATCGGTCTCCTAGTGAAGTTGCCCAGATAAATGGAAACATTCCTTTAGCAGATGAATTTGAGAAGGTAAGAAAACTAATTATTCAGTATGGGTCAATCCAAAAAGTCCTGTAGTTACAAAGTGTTTTAACCAGTCCCCTGATTCACTTTCTAACAAAGCAAAATGCTGACCTGAAGGATTTTAAACAGAGAATTGAAATTGAAGAAGAGACAGATTTGAAGTTTGACAATTTATGATAGATGAACAACAGAGCAGTACAGTAAAGCTTTGGTTGCAAATAGGTTTCAAAAAAACCTTTTGGTACTGCCTAAAGAACAACATGTCACAAATGAAAGACAGAGTACAGTAAAGCTTTGGTTGAAAATAAGTTTCAAAAAACCCGTTGTTACTGCCTATGGAACATGTCAGGCATTCTGTATGCTGATCTTCCTGTGCATACATAAACACCTTTATATTAACATAAGTAAATTGAAAACTTGTTTGTATCCATACCCTCcctggaatgaaatgaaaaaataggaCAATCACCATGTGACCTTCCCCataaaagtgaattaaaaaaatattttaatatacagtatattaaactaTGCTGATGTAgtcatcatttttaataagtaaacCAAATGGCTGGCAGTCtttatttcaaaaagaatattGTACATGAGTAATTCCACCCCTTCTTTGAATTATAGCTACACATAATAATTACAGCACTGCAGTTTAACGACTTCAGTCATAATTCTAGGAAAATTTGCAGGATTTGCTTTTAAATGAGAAGTAAAAATTTGAGTTAGCTAGACAGGAAGAGTAAATGGAACAGATGATGAACATCATATATGAAGCTGGCTGAAGGCATGATGCTAAGAACCTTGCTTACAATCTATAATGTTCCATGCAAAGCACACCACAATTTTTACTCCCTTAAAGTGATAGCTCAGAAGAACTGGGCAAGAGTAGGAGAAAGGTATCCTTATCTTTCTGTGAAGATGCAATTGACAAACCTAGTGGACATGTATGATGGGAGAAACCCTTGTTGTAAAATTATATCTGTGAGCATCAAACCATTATTTAATTACAGTAGCTCACTGAGATAACAGGTAAAAGTGTCTGAGCCTACACCTATATAAAAGAAACTCTGattgttgtatatatatcgtGAATGCATGTTTTTGCTGTTAAGTATATTTATACCCCATACCCGTTAagctaaaatgcttataactgtctattttagtTGTTCACTTCCTATTATAGtagttcaataaaaaatataccttaaattatcatataaaaacaatttaatatcatttcaaagaaaaattcaccCCAAACCAttatcccaaaacacccaaagccATTTTACATTACCCTCCTACAGTGTTACTCTTGAGTATCTACACCCCTCAAATgcttataataatgatttactaattttaaaatattaatactgatgtcaaaacagcaaaatatctataaaatctttaatacaaatgtCTGACAAGAGGTGTGACAACTAATCAACTTAACCCTGTATACGTAAGCAtattttctctcatagtattgaagttccattttcatttttgcgataaagtatatttatatgtataaaagtagtacctgtaaagtaagataaaagcctcattattaacctgttaagcgtcactgACAGCATATCTCGGTTGGCCGCATCCCATATCTGCCTTCAAGGGAGTAACACGTTATACCATTTTCAAGGCTTTTATGTTACTGAATTCGGTCCAAAATGGTCTTCCCTCATAAACAAATTGTAGGAACATCAGTTGGTAACACTATGAGCTAAATTAGCAGTAAATGGGaacttttttttgtaagggaACGACACTCTTGACGAGGACAACAGCCTACACCTCCCGGTACGCTTCTGGTGTTCATTGATAAACAAcggatttatttttgtttgatcccATTTATCCCCCCATAATGAGCGATCTAAagcgaaagaaaaatcttttgcctgAAGAGATATTATCACTACTTGTTGCAGAGAATGATGATTACGATAAAAGGAAATAACGGCGCCTTTTCCATAATCAGCAcaaaaattacttctctctctctttgctgcagATTCCACGAACTTTTTGTTCAGGATACAGGTAACCTGTGGAGTTCCCTTTACTTTTCGTTCACCCTAAGGTATGAGTTAGTGTTCAGGATAAGGGAATCcctgtggaattttttttagaagatttttGATGACAAAGTCATGGAACATTGTAACAGTAATGAGCAGATTTTCCATCCAGTTTCTAGATGAATATATAGGAAGTTTGCCTACAATATCACGTGCACTAAAATGACATgacgaatgaaaatgaaatgaaacctgGCTCTATATTTCAGGGAATGGGATTCGAgagaataatttttcccttttatgctTCTTGCTTACAACCTTTaggataaaaaatgcaaaataaattgtttcatcttttcatattttacattatttattatcctaATATCTTGATACAAAAATCAATACCAGTgtaaaaaagaacacaaaaaagcataaaaattagcatAGACCAAATGACCGCTCAGTGAGCTAGAAAATGTGACGATACAGGAGCAGCGATGTCTCTCATAAAGGACACTTAACAGGTTAATATAAACTTCAggacagtatacagtacagtacagtactgtaaagtgATAAAGTGAAATTACAGTGTACTGTAAGCATGAACATGTATTCATGCGTGGGTGATGCGCTTTCTCCCTCACTCAAACTCCCAGCATTCCTTTTGGTGCCTGATTTGAAAAAACAGTTCGGCGCTTGATCCGGAGGCAAAAACCCTCAAACTGATATTTCCATTCCGCACTGATATATCTGTAAGTTACGATATGCCATGGTCAGTCATCTCGGTGCGCTACTGTATAATCATATCAGACATGGGTTTGACTTGTTAAATGGTACTAAGAGAATAGTATTAATTTCATCTGAAGCCACTTATGACTATTCACTTACTCTGCTATTGCTTTAAGATCTATAAATCTCATTTATCAAGAATAACACTTTAATGTGAATACAATTGGGATTAATACACTACCAGAGGTATCtgaatttgtcatattttcagGAACGTGCAAAATTGGGGTCATCCAACTTCTCTAAATATTTAGATAGATTCAAAGACTTCCTTGAAGCATCTAAAATGGGAAGAGTGAATGATATGCAAGAGCTCCTAAGAGAGGGCGTTAGCGTCTTGCCAATAGGGTCCAGGAGTGATCCACTACAAGAAGCTATCAAAGGAGGGCACAGAGATGCAGTATTCTTACTACTGAGTGCGGGAGCACCTCTGTGTGCCCATGGGTTGGTTGGGGACACACCATATGAAGCAGCTCATAGTACTCCTGGTCTCCCAGCATTGTTCCCAGCTCTTATAAGAAAGGTAAACCATGAAGTATATTcatagtatttaatttttcagtgtaaTGACCTCTGTACCTGTAAAGCAACTTTTGATAGAACAATAGCTTTTAATACTATATGGAACTTGACAGTAAATAGGATAAACTCTGTTTGAGTATGcaataacttaaaatatatttcacaggCACTCTGCGGACAACTGGAGGTAGAGACAAATATCATTAGGGGTTCTAATGAGATCCCAGAGCTTCTGAAGAAAGGTTCAAAGGATATCAAGACTATTATTGAAAGATCTGGTCATAAACTAGCTTCAGAATTAAGCAAATGGATGGATGAGCAGCCTGCTTACAGTTTGCAtaatttcaatgaaatgttgGCTACTGCATCCTCCTTGGGTCTCACTTTAACTTGTCAACTTATGGGAGTGGCTGGGGTAAGACTTAACCCTCTTCCAAGTGAGCAGCAGCCTTTACTACTTGCTATCAACAATAACCAACATAGTACAGTGTATTCCCTCTGCCGAGACTTGAAAATGAACCCCTATATTATTGGAGTTAAGGAAGATGAGATTTCACAGCAGCTAAAAAATGATCTGCTTCAGAGTGAGCTACtgttatttgaaaagaaactgCATAAAGCAGCTTTCGATGAAGTTACAGTTGGAAACTTAATGAATGACGCAAATGGCATTAGTGAAAAAGGGAGCATTAAGAATCCGTCAAAAATGTTCTTGTACTTGCTTGCTGAATTGAGCCTCGTGACTTTGTTGCATCGAACAAGGAAGTTTTCAGATGACTCTCTACTTGATACCATAGTGAATGATGCAACAGGATCAACAATGCTTCATATTGCAGCTGCTTATGGGAGAATCAACATGATTGAATACCTTCTCTCAGTAGGGGCAGACCACACATGTAAAACAAAAGATGGACTTACTGCTCCTCActtggctgcagctaggggccacaaGAAATGCATGGAGTATATCATTGACTATACAAAACATCATGAAAAGTGGAATTCAGTTTTACCTCAGCAAGTACTCAAtagttttgaagaaaatatgaaaagctaTCACTTGGATGTTCTCTCAACTTCAGACCTAGATGCCATTTCAAGTGCCAAAGATGATTTTACGAAGACCCAAATAATTTTAGCTAGTAGGTGTGAAAAGATGGGTGTATCTAGTGAAAAAAGTTTAAAGGAATTACTAGCTAAGGAGCAAAAGTTCATTAAGGACTTGATATCTGATgactttattatttcagtagaacGTGATATCTGTGATTTTGTGCGGGAGATCATGCGCATAGACAGCCGGTTTAAAGGAACCATTGTTTCCCGTAACCCAGTGTTTGAaaagtgtgaattttttttaccagaaacctttgaattcttttgtgaACTAGAGAGTTATCATGCTCTGAGTGAAGGCTGTATTTCCCTtggaaaaactttgaaaaatgcaaaagatgGTGAAACTGTGGATATCCTGAAATCAACTAAGGACCAGGAGTTTTTTAGGGGCTCAAATTTCAAACTTGCGTTTTACAAAGCTGCTAAACAAGCAttgcaaaattttacttttaagacATTGGCTTTAATACCACCATTTTTTAGTCAAAGTTTAacaggtatttttatttatggcttATTAACTAATAAACCTAGAATGAATTTAGTGCAAATAGCAATAACACCTGTCCTTAAAGTACCATGCTTTACAGACAGTGTTGTTCGTAAAAGATACCAGAACCAACTTCAGTTCCCAGGAAATGAACATCTAGCAAACACTGAAGACAGCAGATggatttatttatcaaatttcacCCCTAAACATGTTCTCTCAGCATTAACTGAAGATGAGCAGATGGTGCTTTGGACATGCCTTTATTTCAGGAAGTTGCTGAGCCTATGCTGGTGGTTACCAAAGAAACAACAGAGACGGGTTGGATGTATCTGGCAGTCTTATCCTATTAGTGTGGATTTCCCAAGCCAAAGAttgttaattttcagtttcttagATGAATTAGTTGAAGCCAAGGATGGTcattggaaaaaagaaaactatctagaTAAAGTTACATGTGTTTTAAGGAGGTGTTCTCCTCCAACCAAACGAAAAGTGTCTTTCCTTAGTGATTCACCAATAGTTAACCCACTCACAAGTATATCTGCTGTGATGGCCTTCTTAGAAAAGATCACAGTCAAGAATGGGCTTGAGCCTCAAGAAGATGGACATAATTCTGCACCAAAGTCATTTGGTAAGTTTGGTAAGACTAACAAAGCTGTTTCTAAAAATTCCTTAAATGTGGAATTGGAGTAACTGCAACACAGTAAAGATGCTTAATTCTGAAGAGTGCTCAAATACCGAATGTAGTAATTTTAGTCACCCATGGTAGCTGTATCATTACAGCTTATGTTTAAAAtactcaaatatttttctttttcagtgactAAAGCGGCTTTTTTAAATATCGTTGTATAtgactattaaaaaaaactacaaaaaatgtgTTACCTTAATACTCCTTTCCCTAATTGTTTCCATATTGTTGATTGGGAAATCATTGC includes the following:
- the LOC136840274 gene encoding uncharacterized protein isoform X1 translates to MRCWKCLLSVVLSVLLGKQRETIAKEQELWQSSLPHRCESLLFFMPPAFILKQRREGKTKYRINVTACVISSGSVQVPWVWPQVLVTSWVPPRNGSDPVLLEFKVDFVDGISDILQLRSNKVTILTQNDDLVSSDAKVYPNEGGQGGWLNVTFEVKDTYVLRKTDSDEVVFSAELGNPTAHVQEVVVTGSNVTVNCDSNELIWHVFRGKKTVPLTPGGRGWRVGILPTSEVLPTLTLDGSATNLTLGLSAGRKGISANTSVPLEPFTRYSFVIECLSSTEPGEDANLNCYVKAKKSLLKAFKLPLMPRFLEIEGESIKPFYFIQNIVPLPDILPVIDTTPAPSGSHSSASSPASGGGGGGGGSHGSGGQVKLGWSGWWAALAVILGCILIFVIIMCFVSHYHRPKIEKLDPIWYTRKMSKRYLETMNLISEASQEHLESSPVPERRPLLARSCSVVVNVEDPKTTRTCNPRLMGDESTCNPRWLGTNAQVQAPLRLWNAVSSGEIEEVEQVLATMTPDPEIMLQGWDTSPYEEAHRRGHHHILKVLDAFMSRQPQIPDNDMIISVMQAHARNVEALFEAARGGQYRHGGGVDVLLRSFSLPGTVRDQQGQSLLHYAASVKLADGGPLWLAPDIRSLVENHNVYVNAVDYKGQTALHALAEKASMSDQITCWDGKAVYVSQAWVNLATLIMKLGCDPRLPDNSNRSPSEVAQINGNIPLADEFEKERAKLGSSNFSKYLDRFKDFLEASKMGRVNDMQELLREGVSVLPIGSRSDPLQEAIKGGHRDAVFLLLSAGAPLCAHGLVGDTPYEAAHSTPGLPALFPALIRKALCGQLEVETNIIRGSNEIPELLKKGSKDIKTIIERSGHKLASELSKWMDEQPAYSLHNFNEMLATASSLGLTLTCQLMGVAGVRLNPLPSEQQPLLLAINNNQHSTVYSLCRDLKMNPYIIGVKEDEISQQLKNDLLQSELLLFEKKLHKAAFDEVTVGNLMNDANGISEKGSIKNPSKMFLYLLAELSLVTLLHRTRKFSDDSLLDTIVNDATGSTMLHIAAAYGRINMIEYLLSVGADHTCKTKDGLTAPHLAAARGHKKCMEYIIDYTKHHEKWNSVLPQQVLNSFEENMKSYHLDVLSTSDLDAISSAKDDFTKTQIILASRCEKMGVSSEKSLKELLAKEQKFIKDLISDDFIISVERDICDFVREIMRIDSRFKGTIVSRNPVFEKCEFFLPETFEFFCELESYHALSEGCISLGKTLKNAKDGETVDILKSTKDQEFFRGSNFKLAFYKAAKQALQNFTFKTLALIPPFFSQSLTGIFIYGLLTNKPRMNLVQIAITPVLKVPCFTDSVVRKRYQNQLQFPGNEHLANTEDSRWIYLSNFTPKHVLSALTEDEQMVLWTCLYFRKLLSLCWWLPKKQQRRVGCIWQSYPISVDFPSQRLLIFSFLDELVEAKDGHWKKENYLDKVTCVLRRCSPPTKRKVSFLSDSPIVNPLTSISAVMAFLEKITVKNGLEPQEDGHNSAPKSFGKFGKTNKAVSKNSLNVELE
- the LOC136840274 gene encoding uncharacterized protein isoform X4, coding for MRCWKCLLSVVLSVLLGKQRETIAKEQELWQSSLPHRSCVISSGSVQVPWVWPQVLVTSWVPPRNGSDPVLLEFKVDFVDGISDILQLRSNKVTILTQNDDLVSSDAKVYPNEGGQGGWLNVTFEVKDTYVLRKTDSDEVVFSAELGNPTAHVQEVVVTGSNVTVNCDSNELIWHVFRGKKTVPLTPGGRGWRVGILPTSEVLPTLTLDGSATNLTLGLSAGRKGISANTSVPLEPFTRYSFVIECLSSTEPGEDANLNCYVKAKKSLLKAFKLPLMPRFLEIEGESIKPFYFIQNIVPLPDILPVIDTTPAPSGSHSSASSPASGGGGGGGGSHGSGGQVKLGWSGWWAALAVILGCILIFVIIMCFVSHYHRPKIEKLDPIWYTRKMSKRYLETMNLISEASQEHLESSPVPERRPLLARSCSVVVNVEDPKTTRTCNPRLMGDESTCNPRWLGTNAQVQAPLRLWNAVSSGEIEEVEQVLATMTPDPEIMLQGWDTSPYEEAHRRGHHHILKVLDAFMSRQPQIPDNDMIISVMQAHARNVEALFEAARGGQYRHGGGVDVLLRSFSLPGTVRDQQGQSLLHYAASVKLADGGPLWLAPDIRSLVENHNVYVNAVDYKGQTALHALAEKASMSDQITCWDGKAVYVSQAWVNLATLIMKLGCDPRLPDNSNRSPSEVAQINGNIPLADEFEKERAKLGSSNFSKYLDRFKDFLEASKMGRVNDMQELLREGVSVLPIGSRSDPLQEAIKGGHRDAVFLLLSAGAPLCAHGLVGDTPYEAAHSTPGLPALFPALIRKALCGQLEVETNIIRGSNEIPELLKKGSKDIKTIIERSGHKLASELSKWMDEQPAYSLHNFNEMLATASSLGLTLTCQLMGVAGVRLNPLPSEQQPLLLAINNNQHSTVYSLCRDLKMNPYIIGVKEDEISQQLKNDLLQSELLLFEKKLHKAAFDEVTVGNLMNDANGISEKGSIKNPSKMFLYLLAELSLVTLLHRTRKFSDDSLLDTIVNDATGSTMLHIAAAYGRINMIEYLLSVGADHTCKTKDGLTAPHLAAARGHKKCMEYIIDYTKHHEKWNSVLPQQVLNSFEENMKSYHLDVLSTSDLDAISSAKDDFTKTQIILASRCEKMGVSSEKSLKELLAKEQKFIKDLISDDFIISVERDICDFVREIMRIDSRFKGTIVSRNPVFEKCEFFLPETFEFFCELESYHALSEGCISLGKTLKNAKDGETVDILKSTKDQEFFRGSNFKLAFYKAAKQALQNFTFKTLALIPPFFSQSLTGIFIYGLLTNKPRMNLVQIAITPVLKVPCFTDSVVRKRYQNQLQFPGNEHLANTEDSRWIYLSNFTPKHVLSALTEDEQMVLWTCLYFRKLLSLCWWLPKKQQRRVGCIWQSYPISVDFPSQRLLIFSFLDELVEAKDGHWKKENYLDKVTCVLRRCSPPTKRKVSFLSDSPIVNPLTSISAVMAFLEKITVKNGLEPQEDGHNSAPKSFGKFGKTNKAVSKNSLNVELE
- the LOC136840274 gene encoding uncharacterized protein isoform X2; translation: MRCWKCLLSVVLSVLLGKQRETIAKEQELWQSSLPHRCESLLFFMPPAFILKQRREGKTKYRINVTACVISSGSVQVPWVWPQVLVTSWVPPRNGSDPVLLEFKVDFVDGISDILQLRSNKVTILTQNDDLVSSDAKVYPNEGGQGGWLNVTFEVKDTYVLRKTDSDEVVFSAELGNPTAHVQEVVVTGSNVTVNCDSNELIWHVFRGKKTVPLTPGGRGWRVGILPTSEVLPTLTLDGSATNLTLGLSAGRKGISANTSVPLEPFTRYSFVIECLSSTEPGEDANLNCYVKAKKSLLKAFKLPLMPRFLEIEGESIKPFYFIQNIVPLPDILPVIDTTPAPSGSHSSASSPASGGGGGGGGSHGSGGQVKLGWSGWWAALAVILGCILIFVIIMCFVSHYHRPKIERYLETMNLISEASQEHLESSPVPERRPLLARSCSVVVNVEDPKTTRTCNPRLMGDESTCNPRWLGTNAQVQAPLRLWNAVSSGEIEEVEQVLATMTPDPEIMLQGWDTSPYEEAHRRGHHHILKVLDAFMSRQPQIPDNDMIISVMQAHARNVEALFEAARGGQYRHGGGVDVLLRSFSLPGTVRDQQGQSLLHYAASVKLADGGPLWLAPDIRSLVENHNVYVNAVDYKGQTALHALAEKASMSDQITCWDGKAVYVSQAWVNLATLIMKLGCDPRLPDNSNRSPSEVAQINGNIPLADEFEKERAKLGSSNFSKYLDRFKDFLEASKMGRVNDMQELLREGVSVLPIGSRSDPLQEAIKGGHRDAVFLLLSAGAPLCAHGLVGDTPYEAAHSTPGLPALFPALIRKALCGQLEVETNIIRGSNEIPELLKKGSKDIKTIIERSGHKLASELSKWMDEQPAYSLHNFNEMLATASSLGLTLTCQLMGVAGVRLNPLPSEQQPLLLAINNNQHSTVYSLCRDLKMNPYIIGVKEDEISQQLKNDLLQSELLLFEKKLHKAAFDEVTVGNLMNDANGISEKGSIKNPSKMFLYLLAELSLVTLLHRTRKFSDDSLLDTIVNDATGSTMLHIAAAYGRINMIEYLLSVGADHTCKTKDGLTAPHLAAARGHKKCMEYIIDYTKHHEKWNSVLPQQVLNSFEENMKSYHLDVLSTSDLDAISSAKDDFTKTQIILASRCEKMGVSSEKSLKELLAKEQKFIKDLISDDFIISVERDICDFVREIMRIDSRFKGTIVSRNPVFEKCEFFLPETFEFFCELESYHALSEGCISLGKTLKNAKDGETVDILKSTKDQEFFRGSNFKLAFYKAAKQALQNFTFKTLALIPPFFSQSLTGIFIYGLLTNKPRMNLVQIAITPVLKVPCFTDSVVRKRYQNQLQFPGNEHLANTEDSRWIYLSNFTPKHVLSALTEDEQMVLWTCLYFRKLLSLCWWLPKKQQRRVGCIWQSYPISVDFPSQRLLIFSFLDELVEAKDGHWKKENYLDKVTCVLRRCSPPTKRKVSFLSDSPIVNPLTSISAVMAFLEKITVKNGLEPQEDGHNSAPKSFGKFGKTNKAVSKNSLNVELE
- the LOC136840274 gene encoding uncharacterized protein isoform X6, coding for MRCWKCLLSVVLSVLLGKQRETIAKEQACVISSGSVQVPWVWPQVLVTSWVPPRNGSDPVLLEFKVDFVDGISDILQLRSNKVTILTQNDDLVSSDAKVYPNEGGQGGWLNVTFEVKDTYVLRKTDSDEVVFSAELGNPTAHVQEVVVTGSNVTVNCDSNELIWHVFRGKKTVPLTPGGRGWRVGILPTSEVLPTLTLDGSATNLTLGLSAGRKGISANTSVPLEPFTRYSFVIECLSSTEPGEDANLNCYVKAKKSLLKAFKLPLMPRFLEIEGESIKPFYFIQNIVPLPDILPVIDTTPAPSGSHSSASSPASGGGGGGGGSHGSGGQVKLGWSGWWAALAVILGCILIFVIIMCFVSHYHRPKIEKLDPIWYTRKMSKRYLETMNLISEASQEHLESSPVPERRPLLARSCSVVVNVEDPKTTRTCNPRLMGDESTCNPRWLGTNAQVQAPLRLWNAVSSGEIEEVEQVLATMTPDPEIMLQGWDTSPYEEAHRRGHHHILKVLDAFMSRQPQIPDNDMIISVMQAHARNVEALFEAARGGQYRHGGGVDVLLRSFSLPGTVRDQQGQSLLHYAASVKLADGGPLWLAPDIRSLVENHNVYVNAVDYKGQTALHALAEKASMSDQITCWDGKAVYVSQAWVNLATLIMKLGCDPRLPDNSNRSPSEVAQINGNIPLADEFEKERAKLGSSNFSKYLDRFKDFLEASKMGRVNDMQELLREGVSVLPIGSRSDPLQEAIKGGHRDAVFLLLSAGAPLCAHGLVGDTPYEAAHSTPGLPALFPALIRKALCGQLEVETNIIRGSNEIPELLKKGSKDIKTIIERSGHKLASELSKWMDEQPAYSLHNFNEMLATASSLGLTLTCQLMGVAGVRLNPLPSEQQPLLLAINNNQHSTVYSLCRDLKMNPYIIGVKEDEISQQLKNDLLQSELLLFEKKLHKAAFDEVTVGNLMNDANGISEKGSIKNPSKMFLYLLAELSLVTLLHRTRKFSDDSLLDTIVNDATGSTMLHIAAAYGRINMIEYLLSVGADHTCKTKDGLTAPHLAAARGHKKCMEYIIDYTKHHEKWNSVLPQQVLNSFEENMKSYHLDVLSTSDLDAISSAKDDFTKTQIILASRCEKMGVSSEKSLKELLAKEQKFIKDLISDDFIISVERDICDFVREIMRIDSRFKGTIVSRNPVFEKCEFFLPETFEFFCELESYHALSEGCISLGKTLKNAKDGETVDILKSTKDQEFFRGSNFKLAFYKAAKQALQNFTFKTLALIPPFFSQSLTGIFIYGLLTNKPRMNLVQIAITPVLKVPCFTDSVVRKRYQNQLQFPGNEHLANTEDSRWIYLSNFTPKHVLSALTEDEQMVLWTCLYFRKLLSLCWWLPKKQQRRVGCIWQSYPISVDFPSQRLLIFSFLDELVEAKDGHWKKENYLDKVTCVLRRCSPPTKRKVSFLSDSPIVNPLTSISAVMAFLEKITVKNGLEPQEDGHNSAPKSFGKFGKTNKAVSKNSLNVELE
- the LOC136840274 gene encoding uncharacterized protein isoform X3, which gives rise to MRCWKCLLSVVLSVLLGKQRETIAKEQELWQSSLPHRCESLLFFMPPAFILKQRREGKTKYRINVTACVISSGSVQVPWVWPQVLVTSWVPPRNGSDPVLLEFKVDFVDGISDILQLRSNKVTILTQNDDLVSSDAKVYPNEGGQGGWLNVTFEVKDTYVLRKTDSDEVVFSAELGNPTAHVQEVVVTGSNVTVNCDSNELIWHVFRGKKTVPLTPGGRGWRVGILPTSEVLPTLTLDGSATNLTLGLSAGRKGISANTSVPLEPFTRYSFVIECLSSTEPGEDANLNCYVKAKKSLLKAFKLPLMPRFLEIEGESIKPFYFIQNIVPLPDILPVIDTTPAPSGSHSSASSPASGGGGGGGGSHGSGGQVKLGWSGWWAALAVILGCILIFVIIMCFVSHYHRPKIEKLDPIWYTRKMSKRYLETMNLISEASQEHLESSPVPERRPLLARSCSVVVNVEDPKTTAPLRLWNAVSSGEIEEVEQVLATMTPDPEIMLQGWDTSPYEEAHRRGHHHILKVLDAFMSRQPQIPDNDMIISVMQAHARNVEALFEAARGGQYRHGGGVDVLLRSFSLPGTVRDQQGQSLLHYAASVKLADGGPLWLAPDIRSLVENHNVYVNAVDYKGQTALHALAEKASMSDQITCWDGKAVYVSQAWVNLATLIMKLGCDPRLPDNSNRSPSEVAQINGNIPLADEFEKERAKLGSSNFSKYLDRFKDFLEASKMGRVNDMQELLREGVSVLPIGSRSDPLQEAIKGGHRDAVFLLLSAGAPLCAHGLVGDTPYEAAHSTPGLPALFPALIRKALCGQLEVETNIIRGSNEIPELLKKGSKDIKTIIERSGHKLASELSKWMDEQPAYSLHNFNEMLATASSLGLTLTCQLMGVAGVRLNPLPSEQQPLLLAINNNQHSTVYSLCRDLKMNPYIIGVKEDEISQQLKNDLLQSELLLFEKKLHKAAFDEVTVGNLMNDANGISEKGSIKNPSKMFLYLLAELSLVTLLHRTRKFSDDSLLDTIVNDATGSTMLHIAAAYGRINMIEYLLSVGADHTCKTKDGLTAPHLAAARGHKKCMEYIIDYTKHHEKWNSVLPQQVLNSFEENMKSYHLDVLSTSDLDAISSAKDDFTKTQIILASRCEKMGVSSEKSLKELLAKEQKFIKDLISDDFIISVERDICDFVREIMRIDSRFKGTIVSRNPVFEKCEFFLPETFEFFCELESYHALSEGCISLGKTLKNAKDGETVDILKSTKDQEFFRGSNFKLAFYKAAKQALQNFTFKTLALIPPFFSQSLTGIFIYGLLTNKPRMNLVQIAITPVLKVPCFTDSVVRKRYQNQLQFPGNEHLANTEDSRWIYLSNFTPKHVLSALTEDEQMVLWTCLYFRKLLSLCWWLPKKQQRRVGCIWQSYPISVDFPSQRLLIFSFLDELVEAKDGHWKKENYLDKVTCVLRRCSPPTKRKVSFLSDSPIVNPLTSISAVMAFLEKITVKNGLEPQEDGHNSAPKSFGKFGKTNKAVSKNSLNVELE